One region of Candidatus Schekmanbacteria bacterium genomic DNA includes:
- a CDS encoding (2Fe-2S)-binding protein, whose amino-acid sequence MKRIITLNVNGDDYEVAVKPNDTLLDVIRYELKLTGTKKGCDIGTCGVCTVIMDGEAVLSCLILALDAQGHKITTIEGISTEEELHPVQKAFIEKGAIQCGFCTPGIVMTAKALLDNNPTPSDEEIREALAGTFCRCTGHIKIIEAIKSLIPEQR is encoded by the coding sequence TTGAAAAGGATAATTACTCTCAATGTAAATGGTGATGACTATGAAGTAGCAGTCAAACCAAATGACACATTGCTTGATGTCATAAGATACGAGTTAAAACTTACAGGCACAAAAAAAGGATGTGACATAGGCACTTGCGGAGTATGTACTGTAATAATGGATGGAGAAGCAGTCCTCTCCTGTCTTATATTAGCTTTGGATGCACAAGGACATAAAATTACAACTATTGAAGGAATAAGCACAGAAGAAGAGCTTCATCCCGTTCAGAAAGCTTTTATAGAAAAAGGGGCTATACAATGTGGTTTTTGTACGCCGGGTATTGTTATGACAGCTAAAGCACTTCTCGACAACAACCCGACTCCCAGTGATGAAGAAATCAGAGAAGCCCTTGCAGGTACATTCTGTAGATGCACAGGACATATAAAAATCATTGAAGCAATCAAGAGCCTTATTCCAGAGCAAAGATGA
- a CDS encoding cupin domain-containing protein yields MSKEEIYPKMFDSLPDADIPYRGIGAKLLQGIEHQVIFFDVKEEAFIPAHRHSAQWGVVLQGEMEVEMQGNRRKFKKGESYFIPDGIEHSVRLSKGFKAVDIFFEKERYCTKS; encoded by the coding sequence TTGAGCAAAGAAGAAATCTATCCAAAAATGTTTGACTCATTGCCTGATGCAGATATTCCTTATAGAGGGATTGGTGCTAAACTTCTTCAAGGTATTGAACATCAAGTGATATTTTTCGATGTCAAGGAAGAGGCGTTTATCCCTGCACATAGGCATTCTGCACAATGGGGAGTTGTGCTTCAGGGAGAAATGGAAGTTGAAATGCAGGGAAATAGACGAAAGTTCAAGAAAGGAGAAAGTTATTTCATACCTGATGGAATTGAGCACTCAGTAAGATTGAGCAAAGGATTTAAAGCAGTAGATATTTTTTTTGAGAAAGAGCGTTATTGCACAAAGTCCTAA